A region from the Candidatus Buchananbacteria bacterium genome encodes:
- a CDS encoding glycosyltransferase family 1 protein, giving the protein MIKIALITDCFYSVNGVSKTYQHFARWCQAKKITLDVFTIGEKARVTTKGSVRIIESPAVWPVKYYYDLPPFDTRIISPHFKKNFNPNQYDIFHLATPGSLGLAATILLANSNAPKVGVFHTMLDEYIKSWTSSSLKVLPQTIKNPVADLSQIMVWQLLKWFYSKTDLLLVPSLILKNKLTGFHPRIEIFPRGVDTKIFNPKYKNPRLKEHQPIALYVGRLSTEKNLDLLVEIFKRRADVKLWLAGDGPYTAGLKSQLPNAKFFGYLTGKKLSEIYASADFFIFPSMTDTFGNVILEAQACGLPAIVTTQGGPQELIKHQKTGLIAKPNVKDFNQAINYLITNHDKKLAMSQAAITSVQDKTWAAAFEKLIKSYENLLV; this is encoded by the coding sequence ATGATCAAAATCGCTTTAATTACTGACTGTTTTTACAGCGTTAACGGCGTCAGTAAAACCTACCAGCATTTTGCCCGCTGGTGCCAAGCCAAAAAAATTACGCTGGACGTTTTTACCATTGGTGAAAAGGCGCGCGTCACCACCAAGGGATCGGTTCGAATTATTGAATCACCCGCAGTCTGGCCGGTCAAATATTACTATGACCTACCGCCATTTGATACTAGAATTATTTCACCGCACTTCAAAAAAAATTTTAACCCCAACCAATACGATATTTTTCACCTTGCCACTCCCGGCTCGCTGGGGTTAGCCGCCACGATACTATTAGCAAATAGCAACGCGCCAAAGGTAGGAGTGTTTCACACCATGCTTGATGAATATATCAAAAGCTGGACTAGCAGTAGCTTGAAGGTATTACCACAAACCATCAAAAATCCGGTCGCCGATCTGTCACAAATCATGGTCTGGCAGCTGCTAAAATGGTTTTACTCCAAAACCGATTTACTGCTGGTGCCAAGCCTGATACTAAAAAATAAATTAACCGGGTTTCATCCCCGAATTGAAATCTTTCCTCGCGGCGTTGATACTAAAATATTCAACCCGAAATATAAAAATCCGCGACTCAAAGAACATCAGCCGATTGCTTTGTATGTCGGAAGACTATCAACCGAAAAAAACTTGGACTTGCTGGTAGAAATTTTTAAGCGGCGAGCTGACGTTAAGCTGTGGTTAGCCGGCGACGGACCATACACCGCCGGCTTGAAATCACAGCTGCCAAATGCAAAATTTTTTGGTTATCTCACCGGCAAAAAATTAAGTGAAATCTATGCCAGCGCTGATTTTTTTATTTTTCCGTCCATGACCGATACATTTGGCAACGTCATTCTTGAAGCACAAGCCTGCGGCCTGCCCGCCATTGTTACCACCCAAGGCGGGCCCCAAGAGCTGATCAAACACCAAAAAACCGGACTTATTGCCAAGCCTAATGTTAAAGATTTTAACCAGGCTATTAATTATCTCATTACTAACCACGATAAAAAGCTAGCAATGAGTCAAGCGGCTATAACATCGGTACAGGATAAAACTTGGGCCGCCGCTTTTGAAAAGCTAATAAAGTCATATGAAAACTTACTAGTGTAA
- a CDS encoding MFS transporter encodes MADVASKKSKSKLFAQTRKLSVKEGAAASVMVGCVENNITPYALELKATNLEAGLLASFANLLGPLAQLIGSRLLEKWHRKKIVLWGVGAQVLACFLLASIGWIFLASGKNLYLVPLFIGAYVLYNLTGSLAGPAWFSLMGDAVPENIRGRYFSFRNKVAGIFSVSATILGALLLYYLQQFEIIYGFIIIFGVAGLSRFISALMFRRHYIEDLTLEKNYYFSFWQFLRKIRYFNFNRFSLYVALIMFGTNIAGPFYAVYMWKILKLNPLWFAAVNVSVSIFMLLFFPVWGRFSEKYGNRETVKVGSLILLLVPLLWSVSANPLFLIFVTQLVAGLGWSAFNLSSSNFIYDSVEPTRRALMVAYYNLLSGIGIFAGAVLGGVITQFLNFGGSGVFIMLFLLSGLVRLIVMVAVLPKIKEVRSYEHAAQKNPLSYLKEIAPLHETFHATTYPLRQANVLRKKLGLYRRERIRYF; translated from the coding sequence ATGGCAGACGTAGCTTCAAAAAAATCTAAATCCAAACTGTTCGCCCAAACCAGAAAACTGTCTGTTAAAGAAGGCGCGGCGGCATCAGTAATGGTCGGCTGCGTAGAAAATAACATTACGCCCTACGCCCTAGAGCTTAAAGCCACCAACCTTGAGGCGGGATTACTGGCAAGCTTTGCCAACCTCCTCGGGCCGCTTGCCCAATTAATCGGCAGCCGCTTGCTTGAAAAATGGCACCGGAAAAAAATTGTCCTCTGGGGCGTGGGGGCTCAAGTATTAGCCTGTTTTCTCTTAGCATCAATTGGTTGGATATTTTTAGCCAGCGGCAAAAATCTCTATCTTGTTCCCCTGTTCATTGGGGCATACGTTTTATATAACTTAACCGGCTCGCTCGCCGGTCCGGCGTGGTTTTCGCTTATGGGTGACGCCGTACCGGAAAATATCCGCGGCCGCTATTTCTCGTTTCGCAACAAGGTTGCCGGCATCTTCTCGGTTAGCGCCACCATTCTCGGGGCACTCTTGCTTTACTATCTCCAACAATTTGAAATCATCTACGGATTTATCATCATCTTTGGCGTTGCCGGCTTGAGCCGGTTTATTTCAGCGTTAATGTTTCGCCGCCATTATATTGAAGATCTAACATTAGAAAAAAACTACTACTTTTCTTTCTGGCAATTCTTAAGAAAAATTCGTTATTTTAATTTTAATCGGTTCTCGCTCTACGTCGCGCTGATTATGTTTGGCACCAATATTGCCGGGCCATTTTACGCGGTCTACATGTGGAAAATTCTAAAGCTTAATCCGCTATGGTTTGCTGCTGTTAACGTTTCAGTAAGCATTTTTATGTTGCTATTCTTTCCTGTCTGGGGACGATTTTCTGAAAAATACGGCAACCGCGAAACCGTAAAAGTCGGCAGTTTAATTTTATTGTTGGTGCCGCTATTATGGTCTGTCAGCGCCAACCCCTTATTTTTAATTTTTGTCACCCAGCTTGTCGCCGGACTGGGATGGTCGGCGTTTAATCTGTCATCATCAAACTTCATCTATGATTCGGTTGAACCAACCCGCCGCGCCCTAATGGTTGCCTACTATAACCTGCTAAGCGGTATTGGAATTTTTGCCGGCGCGGTTCTTGGCGGCGTCATCACCCAGTTCTTGAATTTTGGAGGCAGCGGTGTTTTTATTATGCTGTTTTTGTTATCTGGGCTGGTTAGATTAATAGTCATGGTAGCAGTGCTGCCAAAAATCAAAGAAGTCCGTTCATACGAGCATGCCGCCCAAAAAAATCCGCTCAGTTACTTAAAAGAAATTGCTCCGCTCCATGAAACATTCCACGCCACTACCTATCCGCTGCGGCAAGCAAACGTCCTGCGCAAAAAACTCGGTTTATATCGTCGGGAACGAATCCGATATTTCTAA
- a CDS encoding response regulator, with translation MAQKILIIEDEESLMKNLKLAIDGDYKISTSMSGVEGLAKAKKELPDLILLDIMLPDMNGIEILQALKADEKTDSIPVIVMTNLSDQGTVSQILAAGGKEYLVKSDWSIDDIVKKVEETLK, from the coding sequence ATGGCCCAAAAGATTTTAATCATTGAAGACGAAGAGTCGTTGATGAAAAATTTAAAGCTGGCCATTGATGGCGATTATAAAATTAGCACCTCAATGTCGGGAGTTGAGGGTTTGGCCAAAGCTAAAAAGGAATTGCCGGATTTGATTTTGCTTGATATTATGCTGCCGGACATGAATGGCATTGAAATTTTGCAAGCTTTAAAAGCTGACGAGAAAACTGATAGTATTCCGGTGATTGTGATGACTAATTTGAGTGACCAGGGGACGGTGAGCCAGATTTTAGCCGCCGGCGGCAAAGAGTACTTGGTAAAAAGTGACTGGAGTATTGACGACATTGTCAAAAAAGTAGAAGAGACTTTAAAGTAA
- a CDS encoding fibronectin type III domain-containing protein, which yields MIKKIFLSLATIAMVLSMTISPVLAAETADPNLGAVVKIADSDTLYYIAADGKRYVYPNEKIYKSWFFDFSEVKTISAEDLAKYPLNGNIRYRPGVILIKVQTDPKVYAVGQGGILRWIKNELLAKKLYGDNWASLIDDLPASFFANYQVGEDIDDDADYDADDEAENTDTVEKDRGLHLGQFIVGKKSNTIRCRVISRVRSLMSDHSKRFDNLFERICKPDDDDDDDDQADKTAPVISDVSVTASTTSAVISWKTDELATSKVTYATEPKGSADDTDSVVKKNLVTNHAIKLTGLTASTTYYFIVESNDANGNKATTTEKMFTTSAVPPADVTAPVISNISVSASTTFALVSWTTNEAASSQIEYAVESLSTASTTIKVENSSLVTNHSLNVSSLTASTTYYFIIESKDASNNKATSTQQVFTTLGQ from the coding sequence ATGATTAAAAAAATTTTTTTGTCATTAGCGACAATAGCCATGGTACTATCCATGACTATTAGTCCGGTTTTGGCGGCCGAAACCGCTGATCCAAATCTTGGGGCAGTAGTTAAAATCGCCGATAGCGATACCTTGTATTACATCGCGGCCGACGGCAAACGGTATGTGTATCCCAATGAAAAAATTTATAAAAGTTGGTTTTTTGATTTTTCAGAAGTTAAAACCATTAGTGCCGAGGATCTGGCAAAATATCCGCTGAATGGTAACATTCGCTATCGCCCCGGTGTGATTTTAATTAAGGTGCAGACCGACCCTAAGGTGTATGCCGTTGGGCAAGGAGGCATATTGCGCTGGATTAAAAATGAATTGTTGGCCAAGAAGTTGTACGGTGATAACTGGGCATCATTGATTGACGATCTGCCGGCATCATTTTTTGCTAATTACCAGGTTGGTGAAGATATTGATGATGATGCCGATTATGATGCTGATGACGAGGCTGAAAACACTGATACGGTTGAAAAAGATCGTGGCTTGCATTTAGGGCAGTTTATTGTGGGGAAAAAATCAAACACCATTCGCTGTCGAGTTATTAGCCGTGTTCGATCATTGATGTCAGATCATTCAAAGCGTTTTGATAATTTGTTTGAACGAATCTGTAAGCCAGATGATGATGACGACGATGATGATCAGGCCGACAAGACAGCGCCGGTAATCAGTGATGTATCGGTAACAGCATCAACTACTTCAGCTGTTATTAGCTGGAAGACTGATGAATTAGCAACCAGCAAAGTTACTTATGCCACTGAGCCGAAGGGTTCGGCCGATGATACCGACAGCGTGGTTAAAAAGAATTTAGTTACTAATCACGCCATTAAATTAACCGGACTGACCGCCAGCACCACTTACTACTTTATTGTTGAATCAAACGATGCTAATGGCAATAAGGCTACGACAACTGAAAAAATGTTTACGACCTCAGCCGTTCCTCCGGCTGACGTAACGGCGCCAGTCATTAGCAATATTTCAGTTTCCGCTTCGACCACTTTTGCTCTGGTGAGTTGGACCACTAATGAAGCGGCATCAAGCCAGATTGAATATGCGGTTGAATCACTAAGTACAGCTAGTACGACAATTAAAGTTGAAAATAGCAGTCTTGTTACCAACCATTCGTTGAATGTGTCAAGTTTGACTGCCAGTACAACGTACTACTTTATTATTGAGTCAAAAGACGCTAGTAACAATAAAGCAACTTCAACTCAGCAGGTATTTACGACTCTAGGACAGTAG